The Podarcis raffonei isolate rPodRaf1 chromosome 2, rPodRaf1.pri, whole genome shotgun sequence genome window below encodes:
- the SRSF2 gene encoding serine/arginine-rich splicing factor 2 — MSYGRPPPDVEGMTSLKVDNLTYRTSPDTLRRVFEKYGRVGDVYIPRDRYTKESRGFAFVRFHDKRDAEDAMDAMDGAVLDGRELRVQMARYGRPPDSHHSRRGPPPRRYGSGGYGRRSRSPRRRRRSRSRSRSRSRSRSRSRYSRSKSRSRTRSRSRSTSKSRSARRSKSKSSSASRSRSRSRSRSRSRSPPPVSKRESKSRSRSKSPPKSPEEEGAVSS, encoded by the exons ATGAGTTACGGGCGGCCGCCGCCGGACGTGGAAGGCATGACCTCGCTGAAGGTAGACAACCTGACTTACCGCACCTCCCCGGACACGCTTCGGCGCGTCTTCGAGAAGTACGGCCGCGTCGGGGACGTCTACATCCCCCGCGACCGCTACACCAAAGAGAGCCGCGGCTTCGCCTTCGTGCGCTTCCACGACAAGCGCGACGCGGAGGACGCCATGGACGCTATGGATGGGGCCGTGCTCGACGGGCGGGAACTGCGCGTCCAGATGGCCCGCTACGGGCGGCCGCCCGATTCCCACCACAGCCGCCGGGGGCCCCCTCCGCGCCGGTACGGCAGCGGAGGCTACGGACGTCGGAGCAGgag TCCTAGAAGACGACGTCGCAGCCGGTCCCGAAGCAGGAGCCGCTCCAGGTCCCGAAGCAGATCGCGGTACAGCCGCTCCAAGTCCAGATCCCGCACACGATCCCGGTCTCGTTCCACTTCCAAGTCCAGGTCTGCCAGAAGGTCGAAGTCCAAGTCCTCTTCTGCCTCCAGATCTCGCTCCCGATCGAGGTCCAGGTCCAGATCAAGAAGCCCCCCGCCTGTTTCAAAGAGGGAATCGAAGTCGAGGTCCCGTTCTAAGAGCCCTCCTAAGTCTCCCGAAGAAGAAGGAGCTGTGTCATCTTAA
- the MFSD11 gene encoding UNC93-like protein MFSD11 isoform X1 has protein sequence MNPETKKLLNIIVLGTAFMFMFTAFQTCGNVAQTVITNLNHTDFHGSGYTSMAVIYGVFSASNLISPSVVAIIGPQLSMFVSGIFYSIYIAVFIQPSTWSFYTASVFLGIAAAVLWTAQGNCLTINSNENTIGRNSGIFWALLQSSLFFGNLYIYFAWQGKLHISENDRRTVFIALTVISLVGTVLFFLIRTPEESNSEEEEADASTDNLIERTSGQSNMTRAIDAFKRSIKLCVTKEILLLSITTAYTGLELTFFSGVYGTCIGAVNKFGTEEKSLIGLSGIFIGIGEILGGGIFGLLSKNNRFGRNPVVMLGIVVHFVAFYLIFYNMPNDAPIASIHGTDSIAFMEPSKEVAIFCSFLLGLGDSCFNTQLLSILGFLYSEDSAPAFAVFKFIQSVCAAIAYFYSNYLLLQWQLLIMAVVGFFGTLSFFTVEWEAPAFVAKNTDYSSI, from the exons ATGAATCCTGAGACAAAAAAACTGTTGAACATCATTGTTCTAGGAACAGCCTTTATGTTTATGTTCACTGCTTTCCAAACATGTGGAAATGTTGCG CAAACCGTCATCACAAATTTAAATCACACTGATTTCCATGGCAGTGGCTATACAAG CATGGCTGTTATTTATGGGGTGTTTTCAGCATCCAATCTTATCTCGCCTTCGGTGGTTGCCATCATAGGACCGCAATTGTCCATGTTTGTTAGTGGTATCTTTTACAG CATATATATTGCCGTTTTTATCCAGCCTTCTACTTGGAGCTTCTACACAGCCTCTGTTTTCCTTGGAATAGCAGCTGCTG TATTGTGGACTGCTCAGGGAAACTGTCTGACAATAAATTCCAACGAAAACACCATTGGCAGAAACAGTGGCATCTTCTGGGCATTACTACAATCCAG tttgttttttggaaatttATATATATACTTTGCCTGGCAAGGGAAACTTCATATATCAG aaAATGACCGTAGGACCGTCTTCATTGCTCTGACGGTGATTAGTCTTGTGGGGACCGTTCTGTTTTTTCTCATTAGGACCCCAGAAGAATCAAattcagaggaagaagaagctgatGCCTCTACTGACAACCTCATAGAACGCAC GTCTGGCCAAAGCAACATGACAAGGGCCATCGATGCATTTA AAAGATCCATCAAGCTGTGTGTCACAAAAGAGATTCTGCTGCTTAGCATCACAACGGCCTATACAG GTCTGGAATTAACGTTCTTCTCTGGAGTGTATGGGACCTGTATAGGTGCTGTAAATAAATTTGGAACTGAAGAAAAAAGTCTGATTGGACTCTCTGGTATTTTTATTGGTATTGGAGAAATATTAG GTGGAGGAATCTTTGGCCTTCTGAGCAAAAACAACCGTTTTGGCAGGAACCCAGTGGTGATGTTAGGCATTGTGGTCCATTTTGTAGCCTTCTATCTGATTTTCTACAACATGCCAAACGATGCCCCCATCGCCTCCATCCATGGCACAGACAGCATAGCATTCATGGAACCAAG CAAAGAAGTGGCAATTTTCTGCAGCTTCTTACTGGGTCTAGGTGATAGCTGTTTCAACACTCAACTCCTCAGTATTTTGGGATTCCTATACTCAGAAGACAGTGCACCTGCCTTTGCAGTCTTTAAATTCATACAG TCTGTCTGTGCTGCCATCGCGTACTTCTACAGCAACTACCTGCTTCTTCAGTGGCAGCTTCTGATTATGGCCGTGGTTGGGTTCTTTGGGACACTTTCCTTCTTCACCGTGGAGTGGGAGGCCCCAGCCTTTGTGGCCAAAAACACAGATTACAGCAGCATTTGA
- the MFSD11 gene encoding UNC93-like protein MFSD11 isoform X3 has translation MLRMAVIYGVFSASNLISPSVVAIIGPQLSMFVSGIFYSIYIAVFIQPSTWSFYTASVFLGIAAAVLWTAQGNCLTINSNENTIGRNSGIFWALLQSSLFFGNLYIYFAWQGKLHISENDRRTVFIALTVISLVGTVLFFLIRTPEESNSEEEEADASTDNLIERTSGQSNMTRAIDAFKRSIKLCVTKEILLLSITTAYTGLELTFFSGVYGTCIGAVNKFGTEEKSLIGLSGIFIGIGEILGGGIFGLLSKNNRFGRNPVVMLGIVVHFVAFYLIFYNMPNDAPIASIHGTDSIAFMEPSKEVAIFCSFLLGLGDSCFNTQLLSILGFLYSEDSAPAFAVFKFIQSVCAAIAYFYSNYLLLQWQLLIMAVVGFFGTLSFFTVEWEAPAFVAKNTDYSSI, from the exons ATGTTGCG CATGGCTGTTATTTATGGGGTGTTTTCAGCATCCAATCTTATCTCGCCTTCGGTGGTTGCCATCATAGGACCGCAATTGTCCATGTTTGTTAGTGGTATCTTTTACAG CATATATATTGCCGTTTTTATCCAGCCTTCTACTTGGAGCTTCTACACAGCCTCTGTTTTCCTTGGAATAGCAGCTGCTG TATTGTGGACTGCTCAGGGAAACTGTCTGACAATAAATTCCAACGAAAACACCATTGGCAGAAACAGTGGCATCTTCTGGGCATTACTACAATCCAG tttgttttttggaaatttATATATATACTTTGCCTGGCAAGGGAAACTTCATATATCAG aaAATGACCGTAGGACCGTCTTCATTGCTCTGACGGTGATTAGTCTTGTGGGGACCGTTCTGTTTTTTCTCATTAGGACCCCAGAAGAATCAAattcagaggaagaagaagctgatGCCTCTACTGACAACCTCATAGAACGCAC GTCTGGCCAAAGCAACATGACAAGGGCCATCGATGCATTTA AAAGATCCATCAAGCTGTGTGTCACAAAAGAGATTCTGCTGCTTAGCATCACAACGGCCTATACAG GTCTGGAATTAACGTTCTTCTCTGGAGTGTATGGGACCTGTATAGGTGCTGTAAATAAATTTGGAACTGAAGAAAAAAGTCTGATTGGACTCTCTGGTATTTTTATTGGTATTGGAGAAATATTAG GTGGAGGAATCTTTGGCCTTCTGAGCAAAAACAACCGTTTTGGCAGGAACCCAGTGGTGATGTTAGGCATTGTGGTCCATTTTGTAGCCTTCTATCTGATTTTCTACAACATGCCAAACGATGCCCCCATCGCCTCCATCCATGGCACAGACAGCATAGCATTCATGGAACCAAG CAAAGAAGTGGCAATTTTCTGCAGCTTCTTACTGGGTCTAGGTGATAGCTGTTTCAACACTCAACTCCTCAGTATTTTGGGATTCCTATACTCAGAAGACAGTGCACCTGCCTTTGCAGTCTTTAAATTCATACAG TCTGTCTGTGCTGCCATCGCGTACTTCTACAGCAACTACCTGCTTCTTCAGTGGCAGCTTCTGATTATGGCCGTGGTTGGGTTCTTTGGGACACTTTCCTTCTTCACCGTGGAGTGGGAGGCCCCAGCCTTTGTGGCCAAAAACACAGATTACAGCAGCATTTGA
- the MFSD11 gene encoding UNC93-like protein MFSD11 isoform X2, whose amino-acid sequence MSFQVKKHVIPHTALCSIQMIFQDQTVITNLNHTDFHGSGYTSMAVIYGVFSASNLISPSVVAIIGPQLSMFVSGIFYSIYIAVFIQPSTWSFYTASVFLGIAAAVLWTAQGNCLTINSNENTIGRNSGIFWALLQSSLFFGNLYIYFAWQGKLHISENDRRTVFIALTVISLVGTVLFFLIRTPEESNSEEEEADASTDNLIERTSGQSNMTRAIDAFKRSIKLCVTKEILLLSITTAYTGLELTFFSGVYGTCIGAVNKFGTEEKSLIGLSGIFIGIGEILGGGIFGLLSKNNRFGRNPVVMLGIVVHFVAFYLIFYNMPNDAPIASIHGTDSIAFMEPSKEVAIFCSFLLGLGDSCFNTQLLSILGFLYSEDSAPAFAVFKFIQSVCAAIAYFYSNYLLLQWQLLIMAVVGFFGTLSFFTVEWEAPAFVAKNTDYSSI is encoded by the exons ATGAGCTTTCAAGTGAAAAAGCATGTGATTCCCCACACTGCCCTGTGTAGCATTCAGATGATCTTTCAGGAC CAAACCGTCATCACAAATTTAAATCACACTGATTTCCATGGCAGTGGCTATACAAG CATGGCTGTTATTTATGGGGTGTTTTCAGCATCCAATCTTATCTCGCCTTCGGTGGTTGCCATCATAGGACCGCAATTGTCCATGTTTGTTAGTGGTATCTTTTACAG CATATATATTGCCGTTTTTATCCAGCCTTCTACTTGGAGCTTCTACACAGCCTCTGTTTTCCTTGGAATAGCAGCTGCTG TATTGTGGACTGCTCAGGGAAACTGTCTGACAATAAATTCCAACGAAAACACCATTGGCAGAAACAGTGGCATCTTCTGGGCATTACTACAATCCAG tttgttttttggaaatttATATATATACTTTGCCTGGCAAGGGAAACTTCATATATCAG aaAATGACCGTAGGACCGTCTTCATTGCTCTGACGGTGATTAGTCTTGTGGGGACCGTTCTGTTTTTTCTCATTAGGACCCCAGAAGAATCAAattcagaggaagaagaagctgatGCCTCTACTGACAACCTCATAGAACGCAC GTCTGGCCAAAGCAACATGACAAGGGCCATCGATGCATTTA AAAGATCCATCAAGCTGTGTGTCACAAAAGAGATTCTGCTGCTTAGCATCACAACGGCCTATACAG GTCTGGAATTAACGTTCTTCTCTGGAGTGTATGGGACCTGTATAGGTGCTGTAAATAAATTTGGAACTGAAGAAAAAAGTCTGATTGGACTCTCTGGTATTTTTATTGGTATTGGAGAAATATTAG GTGGAGGAATCTTTGGCCTTCTGAGCAAAAACAACCGTTTTGGCAGGAACCCAGTGGTGATGTTAGGCATTGTGGTCCATTTTGTAGCCTTCTATCTGATTTTCTACAACATGCCAAACGATGCCCCCATCGCCTCCATCCATGGCACAGACAGCATAGCATTCATGGAACCAAG CAAAGAAGTGGCAATTTTCTGCAGCTTCTTACTGGGTCTAGGTGATAGCTGTTTCAACACTCAACTCCTCAGTATTTTGGGATTCCTATACTCAGAAGACAGTGCACCTGCCTTTGCAGTCTTTAAATTCATACAG TCTGTCTGTGCTGCCATCGCGTACTTCTACAGCAACTACCTGCTTCTTCAGTGGCAGCTTCTGATTATGGCCGTGGTTGGGTTCTTTGGGACACTTTCCTTCTTCACCGTGGAGTGGGAGGCCCCAGCCTTTGTGGCCAAAAACACAGATTACAGCAGCATTTGA
- the MFSD11 gene encoding UNC93-like protein MFSD11 isoform X4, producing MGRISSIYIAVFIQPSTWSFYTASVFLGIAAAVLWTAQGNCLTINSNENTIGRNSGIFWALLQSSLFFGNLYIYFAWQGKLHISENDRRTVFIALTVISLVGTVLFFLIRTPEESNSEEEEADASTDNLIERTSGQSNMTRAIDAFKRSIKLCVTKEILLLSITTAYTGLELTFFSGVYGTCIGAVNKFGTEEKSLIGLSGIFIGIGEILGGGIFGLLSKNNRFGRNPVVMLGIVVHFVAFYLIFYNMPNDAPIASIHGTDSIAFMEPSKEVAIFCSFLLGLGDSCFNTQLLSILGFLYSEDSAPAFAVFKFIQSVCAAIAYFYSNYLLLQWQLLIMAVVGFFGTLSFFTVEWEAPAFVAKNTDYSSI from the exons ATGGGCAGGATCAGCAG CATATATATTGCCGTTTTTATCCAGCCTTCTACTTGGAGCTTCTACACAGCCTCTGTTTTCCTTGGAATAGCAGCTGCTG TATTGTGGACTGCTCAGGGAAACTGTCTGACAATAAATTCCAACGAAAACACCATTGGCAGAAACAGTGGCATCTTCTGGGCATTACTACAATCCAG tttgttttttggaaatttATATATATACTTTGCCTGGCAAGGGAAACTTCATATATCAG aaAATGACCGTAGGACCGTCTTCATTGCTCTGACGGTGATTAGTCTTGTGGGGACCGTTCTGTTTTTTCTCATTAGGACCCCAGAAGAATCAAattcagaggaagaagaagctgatGCCTCTACTGACAACCTCATAGAACGCAC GTCTGGCCAAAGCAACATGACAAGGGCCATCGATGCATTTA AAAGATCCATCAAGCTGTGTGTCACAAAAGAGATTCTGCTGCTTAGCATCACAACGGCCTATACAG GTCTGGAATTAACGTTCTTCTCTGGAGTGTATGGGACCTGTATAGGTGCTGTAAATAAATTTGGAACTGAAGAAAAAAGTCTGATTGGACTCTCTGGTATTTTTATTGGTATTGGAGAAATATTAG GTGGAGGAATCTTTGGCCTTCTGAGCAAAAACAACCGTTTTGGCAGGAACCCAGTGGTGATGTTAGGCATTGTGGTCCATTTTGTAGCCTTCTATCTGATTTTCTACAACATGCCAAACGATGCCCCCATCGCCTCCATCCATGGCACAGACAGCATAGCATTCATGGAACCAAG CAAAGAAGTGGCAATTTTCTGCAGCTTCTTACTGGGTCTAGGTGATAGCTGTTTCAACACTCAACTCCTCAGTATTTTGGGATTCCTATACTCAGAAGACAGTGCACCTGCCTTTGCAGTCTTTAAATTCATACAG TCTGTCTGTGCTGCCATCGCGTACTTCTACAGCAACTACCTGCTTCTTCAGTGGCAGCTTCTGATTATGGCCGTGGTTGGGTTCTTTGGGACACTTTCCTTCTTCACCGTGGAGTGGGAGGCCCCAGCCTTTGTGGCCAAAAACACAGATTACAGCAGCATTTGA